TTGTGGCTGATGCACTCAGTCGAAAGATGGAATTCGTAGCAATTAGTCAACTTGATGGTTCTTTGTTGGAACGCATTCGAGAGGGATTGTCCCATGATCCTACGACCAAAATTTGATTGAGCTTGCCAAGGAGGGAAAAATAAGAAGATTTTGGCTTGATGGGGAGCTGTTATACACTCATGGACACTGCCTCTATGTGCCCTATTATGGGAAACTCCGTAAGGAAGTCATGAAGGAGTGGCATGACTCGAAATGGGCAGGCCATCCAGGGATGCATTGCACTTTGGCCCTTTTGGAGGAACGTTATTATTGGCCTCACATAGGTGCTGATGTGGAAACATATGTAAAAACTTGTCTAGTGTGCCAATAAGACAAGGTTGAGTTAAAGACTCCAGCAGGTTTGCTTCAACCCTTGCCAGTTCCGGAAAGGCCATGGGAGAGTTTGTCCATGGATTTCATTATTGGTTTACCTAAGTCTGAAAGTTTTGGGAGTATTCTTGTTGTGGTGGACAGGTTTTCAAAGTATGCGACATTTATTTCGGTGACCAATGAGTGCCCTGCTGAGGAAGCAGCTCGGTTGTTTCTTAGACACGTGGTGAAGTATTAGGGAGTGCCACTGTCTATTATTAGTGATCGAGATGGGCGATTTACGGGCTAGTTCTGGACGGATTTGTTCAAGTCAATGGGCTCAGATTTAAACTTCTCCACGAGCATACATCTACAAATCGATGGGCAAACTGAACGAGTAAATGCATTGTTGGAGGCATATCTTCGACACTATGTAAGTGCCACACAAAGGAATTGGCCAAAGTTGTTGGATGTGGCTAATTTTCATACAACTTGTAGCGAAGTGGGGCCACGAATCAAAGTCCATTTGAAATAGTGACGGGTCAACAGCCACTCACACCCAACGCTGTTGTGACCCATTGTACAAGACCAAATCCGGCAGCCTATCGATTCGCAAAATATTGGCAAGAGAAGAATGACTTGGCTAGAGCTtgtttacacaaggcaaatAAGTGTAGCAAGAAGTGGGCTGGTAAAAAACGAATGGATGTGCAATTTCAAGTGGGTGACTCAGTCCTCGCTAAACTACACTTGATTTTGCGATATACTGGCTTGCACAAGGGTCTTGTGCGAAGGTATGAGGGGCCATTCAAAGTTGTGAAGAGAGTAGGTAAGGTGGCCTACAAGCTTGAGCTGCCAGCAAAACTTAAAGTCTACCCGGCTTTCCATATAAGCATGCTTAAGCCATTTCATGGGGATCAAGAGGATCCGAATTGAGGTAAGTTCGAACAAGCACCGATGGGGGTAAAGGTGTCATATGATCGTGAAGTCGAAAACATTGAGGTAGATAGGGTAATTAGACAAAAGTACCACCGACCACGGCATGAGTACTTAGTTCGATGGAAGGGACTTCCTGATAGCGAAGCAAGTTGGGAATCTGCCAAGGCATTGCAGCAGTTCCAAGGGAAGATTGACCAGTTCCATAAGGAAGATGCGACGAGGGCGTCGCTAGAACAAGTGGGGAagaatgtcatgggttgcgTATGGGAGCACGCAACCATGACAAACTTGTGCGATCCATCATATTTgagggaggtcatttggcctAACCAAACTGGCCCGTTGCCTGGAGAGATTAAAAGCCTATCTCAAGAGCCTGGTAAATATGGAAAGTGATCCAagaagatatgattatgtaatcttagagttctaattgtatacaaCTTTTAATTGTGTaatcttagagttctaattgtatacagcttTTAATTGTAGCCATTGATGTACTTTGATTTACACCATTGATTTTAGGGAGggtcaactataaatagagacctctctgctcattgtaattcattcagttgtaaataagaattttgagagtattcactcaaacttttctctcaagtgttctttttttttctgtggctttttttcatctttctgtAGTTCGTTCTTACTTCGTTCTTCTGCTGTTCTTCGTGGGTGCCTTGAGGGAAttctgttgaatcctttatcGTTGCGAGATTAGGTTGACTTAGGTGTTTTCACTTTTGAATCCTTTATCATTacgagttaggctgacttaggcgtttttaagcaaagaaactgcctaaggccgcacggatcgcgTGGAAAAACTCTAAGTCCGTGACAGTAGCGCCAGCTTTCTAAGTTGCGTCCCACACCTCTTTTTTCTCCTATTCCatattttgtttagttttcaTTCCTTACTTCACTTTCAACTGTCTCCAAATTTACATCTTTAACTCTCAAAACATCTCATTAATAATAGATAgtaaatcatgaaaaattaaatcataaatatttaaaatgttaatgtatGCAAATCTCACATTGATTTTGCAAATTAAGCTAagaatgatattttatttgagAATCAATGAAAAGTAAGtaataaaaacctaaattatATGATGTATGAGTACTTATCAAGAACAAATCAAGCTCTCCATACATGACTTTTGTAAGACTCTTAATCTTAATTGAGCACTGCTATACCCAATGTTTGAAGACACCAACGATAACTCTAATGACTCCatgatattatattaaaacTCAGAGCTATTTTGATTAGAGGAGATGAATGACTAACCGGTAAAAACCAAAAATCGAGCTCAATGAACTCATTATCAAATGTTAAACAAGTTTGGCTttaggtatcaataccttttaAGTAAGGTATCTATATTCTCAACATTTTTAGCCTTGATTGAAACAATTGCGTCTTTCACAATATTTGCAcatacaaaaaaacaaaaaatttcccctttaattcctttaaaatttttaaagttttaagttaatttaatggTACAATTGTATTTTGGCattcctaaaatttaaattttaattatgtcctctttaaaaatgaaatatttacattttaatcccttaaaattttataaaattctatgTTAATACAATGAAAAAATTGCATTTTCAAATCTCctcaaaattataattcaaattcgaccattccaaaaaaaaatctagtttCTCTCGCCAACTACATTCTCTTGTAAAAATGGGTTAGCAACACCATCATTGTCATTAATATCAAGCACATTGCTAGCATCAACCACATTAACGGTTTCCATATTCTCAGGCAAAATAGTATTTAGTGGATGCACCACTAATTTCCTCATAAGGTAGTGGGTGTATAGGAACACCCTAAACTATAAAAGGGCCTTGCTCCTCACGATCCCTGCTATCAACTTTGCGCTAGACCCGTCTAGTTGTTCTTCTATTTGCATTGTTGTTAAAAGCTCCGACATTATCAGCAAAAAACACTTGGTTGGGGTCAATGGTTGTTGCATGGTCTAGTTTACGTTCAACGAAAGTAAGTTTCTCATTCATCATGTGCTCAATCTCATTGTTGTGTACTGCACAATTTGTGTACGTGTGCCTAATCCTGCCATGGTAACGACGGGACCTACATATATTTGTATCGTAAATGCACCTCACATTATAGAGCCATCCTTACTCTTCACGAAACATCCTGCTAATAAGGTTTTCCAGGATCAATGCAGACCCTCACTCTTAGGGAACAAATATTAAGAGGGAAAGTCTCTCTCCATTCTACAGAGATAACTTCTTCAATATTGTAGCCAATCTGTACACCAATCTCATAATATGAACGGTACTCAAAGAGGAAACCCCACATTTGTACCCAAACCATCACGAAATGAGGATAAAGGTCATTGATCAGATCATCTTGACACCATGCATCAAAGATAAATAGTTGACAATCAAACGACCACAAGCTCTCAGtcagaaattaaataattgacataaaaatagagaagaaaGTGACTTAAAATATGATTCTTTTTGTGTATCGACATAACACAAACATTACAAACAGTAATGGATTTATACAAAAAGATAGTAGAGAGAAACCATGATACGTGTCAACTAATCATTGACAATGGTTGTTAAGAAATGTGCTGATGACAGCTCATTGAGTTGGTTGAGATAAAATCACACATGTTAATCTTTTGATGATGCAGTAATTTCATGGTATTGAGAAATTTTGTTGCAGTATAATATTTGACATTCTCCCGCATTCTTCTTTTCTATGTTGCAAACTTTGTGGAGTTAACAAGACATAGTCGATTgctaaaatgagaaaaattacGTGGTGGTATTAGCTTTGTAAAGATATCAGCTAGTTGATCTGCTGAGGGAACATAATTTACACTTAATTGACCAGCAAGAACTTTTTCACGAACAAAGTGTAGATCAATATCTACGTGCTTCATTCTAGTATGATGTGTAGGATTAGCAGCAACTGAAATGGCAGCTGAGTTATCACACCAAACAAGGGGTGTATGGGAAGTCTTTACTCTAAGTTTTTCAAGAAGATGTTGGAAGCCAATAAGTTCAGACACACAATTAGCAAGACTATAATATTCTGCTTCAGAAGACGATCGTGATACAACTGATTGCTTCTTTGCAGACCATGCCATGGGAGTTGACCCAAAGAAAATGTGAAAACCTGATGTAGAACATCTTCAATCGAAGAAGCCCAGTCAGCATTAGAAAAGGCAACCAAAAAGGGTCACCTGGTGTGATACATAGACCATGATGAAGAGTGCCAATGAGATACCGAAGAACACGTTTTACAACTTTTCAGTGTGTATCCAATGGATTGTTCATATATTGGCTAAGTTTTTTGACACAATAACAAAGATCAGGACGAGTGAGGCAGATATACTAAAGTGAGCCAACAATACTTCCGTAAAGATGTCTATCGGGAAACGGTGACCCATCAGTGGAAGATAGCAAGGGACTTTCAACCATAGGTGTTGGAGCAGGAGAAGCACCAAGAAGTCCAGCTGTAGATAGTAAATCTGTGATGAACTTGTGTTGTGTTAGGACAAGACCAGAAGAATTACGAGTAACTTCGATGCcaagaaagaaattgagattacCAAGATCCTTTAAAGAAAACTCAGCATGCAACTGTTGCACAATATTAGAAATTTCACTAGGAGAACTTCCCGTAATAACGATGTCATGAACATAGGCCATAAGATATAGTTTTGAACAAGAAGAGAGCCGAACAAACAGGGATGAATCAGTCTTGGAGGGCTGAAAACCAAGGTTACCAATAAGAAAACTACAAAGAGTATTGAACCATGCTCTGGGAGTTTGATGTAACCCATATATGGCCTTCTTTAATTTACAAACGAGTTGAGTACCATTGccatcaaaaatttcaaaacccaGTGGTTGAGTCATATAAATCTCTTCATCAAGGGAACCCTTAAGAAAGACATTATTTACATCTACTTGTCTTAAGGGCCAATTGTTCATCACTGCTAAAGTTATAACAGTACGGTAGTCGGACGAACAACCGGACTAAAAGTTTCGACAAAATCAGATCCAGCTTGTTGTGAGAAACCCTTTGCCACCAATCGAGCCTTGTACCGATCAATAGAGCCGTCTGACTTTTTCTTGAGTTTAAATAACCATTTACAACCCACTGCTCGTTTGTTAGGTGGTAGAGCGCATAAAGTTCAGGTCTCATTTGCCATCAAAGCACTTAACTCATCATGAACTGCTGCCTGCCAATGTGGAAACCTCATGACAACATGTATGTTAGTAGGGATAACATTGGAAGAATCGATTGCCTCCGTAAGGTATGTTTTTGGTTTGAAAATACCTGCTTTACTACTAGTGAGCATGGGGTGTTGATTAATACTGGGTTGGGGTAATAAAGATGAGCAAGACTTGGGATTATTGATAGGTGCAAATGGTGTAGGTGAATATAAGGGGCATAAAGGAGACGTTAAATTGGTGGATGGTGTTGTGGTGGGATCCATAGGAGTGGGAAGATTGGTGGGTGTTGTTGTGATGGGGGTAGAGATATGAGAATATATGTGGGATGATGATGAATTAAAGTTTGGAGTGGTAGGGTCCGCAACAGAGGGGTTGTGTGTAGGAGATAATGAAGGGTGAATAATGTGTGGGGGCTGTAAAAGGGTATTGGGAAAGGAATTAAGTGTAT
The sequence above is a segment of the Gossypium raimondii isolate GPD5lz chromosome 4, ASM2569854v1, whole genome shotgun sequence genome. Coding sequences within it:
- the LOC105778935 gene encoding uncharacterized protein LOC105778935, which translates into the protein MTREPILALPDFGKPYEVRTDASDYVIGEVLMQDGQPIAFESRKLNETERSYTVQEKEMTVVVELKTPAGLLQPLPVPERPWESLSMDFIIGLPKSESFGSILVVVDRFSKYATFISVTNECPAEEAARLFLRHVRSGATNQSPFEIVTGQQPLTPNAVVTHCTRPNPAAYRFAKYWQEKNDLARACLHKANKCSKKWAGKKRMDVQFQVGDSVLAKLHLILRYTGLHKGLVRRYEGPFKVVKRVGKVAYKLELPAKLKVYPAFHISMLKPFHGDQEDPN